One region of Pleuronectes platessa chromosome 18, fPlePla1.1, whole genome shotgun sequence genomic DNA includes:
- the LOC128462157 gene encoding polypeptide N-acetylgalactosaminyltransferase 15, with amino-acid sequence MRLCRAAARRRMLGLWLLLLGFALITLALSDLLNRDKSPSHQNPGPPRRPLQRSPSPPDLEVIVDSRDPALELGVDLSPIKSFQEDQLLFVPMASAQGTRSAPQKKGSYKVLLPGAYKDNSAPEPPTHDELGQVLRLHLEGVERETEVAAVMKYGFNEVASERISLHRGLPETRHPGCLGEQYSESLPSASVVICFHDEAWSTLLRTVHSVLNTAPKKHLHEVLLVDDLSQQGHLKTVLSEYVSHLDGVRLIRSTRRLGVGGCRTLGAARATAEVLVFMDSHCECQKGWLEPLLERVAQDRTRVVSPIMDVIDWQTFQYNATQWPVRGVFDWKLDFFWESNLPLQDKDPDSALQPLRSPALGGGVVAIDRYFFQKIGAYDPGMLLWGAEQIELSIRVWSCGGSMEVVPCSRVAHLEHHHLPYRFPDQELLQRNKIRIADTWMDTYRKIFYRRDTLAHFIRQSESPNITERLRLKRSLGCRNFHWYLTAVYPQLYIPQDRPALSGELYNVGTGSCADFPRGRGAQGGPMKTAPCSGTGSQHCDLNSEGEMRWGPMGALCLDSDGERVVLSPCPTHRSSTSRLQWKFMKLSGQLIHQQSQLCLEAVKEGEPPQSSPREVNTHLSTGGLLLRPCTHHPEQQWHFEQLVAPKGE; translated from the exons ATGAGGCTGTGCAGAGCTGCTGCCCGGAGGAGGATGCTCGGCCTCTGGCTGCTGCTCCTCGGTTTCGCCCTGATCACTCTGGCGCTATCGGACCTGTTGAACCGCGACAAGAGCCCCAGCCATCAGAATCCAGGACCTCCTCGACGCCCCCTGCAGCGGTCCCCGAGTCCACCGGACCTGGAAGTCATCGTGGACTCCCGGGACCCTGCCCTGGAGCTCGGCGTCGACCTCTCCCCGATAAAATCTTTTCAAGAGGACCAGCTTTTATTCGTGCCAATGGCATCCGCGCAAGGCACAAGGAGCGCGCCGCAAAAGAAGGGCAGCTACAAGGTGCTGCTGCCCGGGGCGTATAAGGACAACAGCGCTCCTGAGCCTCCGACGCACGATGAGCTGGGCCAAGTGCTGCGGCTACACCTGGAGGGTGtggagagggagacggaggtGGCCGCCGTGATGAAGTACGGATTCAACGAGGTGGCCAGTGAGAGGATTTCACTGCATCGCGGGCTGCCCGAGACGCGCCATCCTGG GTGTCTGGGGGAGCAGTACAGTGAGTCTCTGCCGTCTGCGAGTGTTGTTATATGTTTCCACGACGAAGCCTGGTCCACGCTCCTGCGCACCGTGCACAGCGTCCTCAACACTGCGCCCAAAAAGCACCTGCACGAGGTTCTGTTGGTGGACGACCTGAGCCAGCAAG GTCACCTGAAGACTGTGCTGAGTGAGTATGTGTCACATCTGGATGGGGTGCGTTTGATTCGCAGCACCAGGCGCCTGGGCGTCGGTGGGTGCCGCACCCTGGGGGCTGCCAGGGCCACAGCAGAGGTGCTGGTGTTCATGGACTCCCACTGTGAGTGCCAGAAAGGCTGGCTGGAGCCACTCCTGGAGAGAGTGGCCCAGGACAG GACCAGAGTGGTGTCCCCCATCATGGATGTGATAGACTGGCAGACCTTTCAGTACAACGCCACCCAGTGGCCGGTTAGGGGGGTGTTTGACTGGAAACTTGACTTCTTCTGGGAATCAAACCTTCCGCTGCAAGACAAGGACCCAGACTCCGCTCTGCAACCTTTACG GTCTCCAGCGTTGGGAGGAGGCGTTGTGGCTATCGACAGATATTTCTTCCAAAAGATAGGAGCCTACGACCCGGGGATGCTGCTGTGGGGAGCGGAGCAAAttgagctgtcaatcagg GTGTGGTCATGCGGGGGCTCCATGGAGGTGGTCCCCTGCTCACGTGTGGCCCACCTGGAGCACCACCACCTGCCATACCGCTTCCCAGACCAGGAGCTGCTTCAGAGGAACAAGATCCGCATCGCAGACACATGGATGGACACGTACAGGAAGATTTTCTACAGGAGGGACACACTGGCTCATTTCAtcaggcag TCGGAGAGCCCCAACATCACCGAGCGGCTGCGGCTGAAGAGGAGTCTCGGCTGCAGGAACTTCCACTGGTACCTGACGGCCGTTTATCCACAGCTGTACATCCCACAGGACAGGCCTGCACTGTCAGgcgag CTGTATAACGTGGGCACTGGCAGCTGTGCAGACTTCCCTCGAGGGCGGGGGGCACAAGGTGGGCCCATGAAGACGGCACCGTGCAGTGGGACGGGCAGCCAG CACTGTGATCTAAACTCTGAGGGTGAGATGCGGTGGGGTCCGATGGGGGCTCTGTGCCTGGACTCAGACGGGGAGAGGGTGGTTCTCTCTCCCTGCCCCACCCACAGGTCGTCAACCAGCAGACTCCAGTGGAAGTTCATGAAG CTCAGCGGCCAACTCATCCACCAGCAGTCTCAGTTGTGTCTGGAGGCTGTAAAGGAAGGAGAACCCCCGCAGAGCAGCCCCAGGGAGGTCAACACCCACCTCAGCACAGGGGGTCTCCTCCTGCGCCCCTGCACCCATCACCCTGAACAACAGTGGCACTTTGAGCAACTGGTGGCACCTAAAGGTGAATGA